A window of the Brassica napus cultivar Da-Ae chromosome A2, Da-Ae, whole genome shotgun sequence genome harbors these coding sequences:
- the LOC106424400 gene encoding protein MIZU-KUSSEI 1, which produces MKSILSSTSLDSSFSLSKRYFNWKKKKVQEKDEEEEVEDDHNNNNEEKILTRFNFSSDPTQPDQFHTQHVMQKKKKKKTIEKIRYALGFSNSGLGFRVVGTLFGNRHGHVYFAVQDDPTRLPAVLIQLPTPTSILVKEMASGLVRIALETAAFKRDSKKLLEESTWRTYCNGKKCGYSARKECGEAEWRVLKAVGPITMGAGVLPAAATAGEEGNEAVGSEKGELMYMRAQFERVTGSRDSEAFYMMNPDGSSGGPELSVYFLRV; this is translated from the coding sequence ATGAAGTCAATCTTATCCAGCACTTCCCTCgactcttccttctctctctccaaaCGTTACTTCaactggaagaagaagaaggttcaAGAAAAAGACGAAGAGGAGGAAGTAGAAGACgatcacaacaacaacaacgaagAAAAGATCTTGACACGTTTCAACTTTTCCTCCGACCCGACACAACCAGATCAGTTCCATACTCAACACGTGatgcaaaagaagaagaagaaaaagacaatAGAGAAGATCCGTTATGCACTCGGGTTCTCCAACTCGGGTCTAGGTTTCCGGGTCGTGGGTACGTTATTCGGAAACCGTCATGGACACGTGTACTTCGCCGTACAGGATGACCCGACCCGTTTACCAGCTGTTCTGATCCAGCTACCGACTCCGACGAGCATACTCGTCAAGGAAATGGCTTCGGGACTTGTAAGGATCGCGCTGGAAACGGCAGCGTTTAAGAGGGACTCGAAGAAGCTTCTTGAAGAGTCTACGTGGAGAACGTACTGTAACGGCAAAAAGTGCGGTTACTCGGCCAGGAAAGAGTGTGGAGAGGCGGAGTGGAGAGTGTTGAAGGCGGTGGGGCCTATTACGATGGGTGCCGGAGTCTTACCTGCGGCGGCAACGGCGGGGGAAGAAGGGAATGAAGCGGTGGGGTCCGAGAAAGGTGAGCTCATGTACATGAGAGCCCAGTTCGAGCGGGTTACCGGGTCCAGAGACTCGGAGGCCTTTTACATGATGAATCCTGATGGGTCAAGTGGTGGGCCTGAGCTTAGTGTATATTTTCTAAGGGTTTAA
- the LOC106424392 gene encoding protein IDA-LIKE 1-like, with product MCPPLFSKHCMNLAHKTLFMTVYFVLILLVFSSCNAAERMGPIKVSEMEIVHTRSRSSRHEFTDGYRYKGRVFHILSKRGLVPPSGPSKRQNSVVNDLKH from the coding sequence ATGTGTCCTCCTCTTTTCTCCAAACATTGTATGAATCTTGCTCATAAAACCTTATTTATGACTGTTTATTTCGTCTTGATCCTCTTAGTTTTTAGTTCTTGCAACGCCGCGGAGAGGATGGGACCAATTAAGGTTTCTGAAATGGAAATAGTTCACACAAGATCAAGATCGTCAAGACATGAGTTCACGGATGGTTATAGATACAAAGGTCGCGTGTTCCATATTTTGTCTAAACGGGGACTTGTACCACCTTCGGGACCTTCCAAAAGGCAGAATTCTGTGGTGAATGATCTCAAACACTAA
- the LOC106401404 gene encoding aspartyl protease family protein 2-like codes for MFHLTILCSLLSLFLLPPANLAAVSDDEFLKLPLLRKSPLPSPTQALALDTRRLHFLSLRRKPIPFVKSPVVSGASSGSGQYFVDLRIGQPPQSLHLIADTGSDLVWVKCSACRNCSLHSPATVFFPRHSSTFSPTHCYDPLCRLVPEPVRAPKCNHTRIHSTCHYEYAYADGSLTSGLFATETTTLKTSSGREAYLKSVAFGCGFRISGQSVSGASFNGAHGVMGLGRGPISFASQLGRRFGNKFSYCLMDYTLSPPPTSYLIIGDGDGGGGVRSKLLFTPLLTNPFSPTFYYIRLKSVSVNGAKLRIHPSVWEIDGSGNGGTVVDSGTTLAFLADPAYRLVVATVRRRIRLPIAAELTPGFDLCVNVSGVSKPEKLMPRLKFEFAGGAVFVPPPRNYFIETEEHVQCLAIQSVNQKVGFSVMGNLMQQGFVFEFDRDRSRLGFSPRGCALP; via the coding sequence atgttCCATCTCACCATCCTCTGCTCTTTACTTTCTCTATTCCTCCTCCCGCCGGCGAATCTCGCCGCCGTGAGTGATGACGAGTTCCTAAAGCTCCCGTTACTACGTAAATCTCCGTTACCTTCTCCGACGCAAGCTCTCGCTTTAGACACTCGCCGTCTCCATTTTCTCTCGCTCCGCCGTAAACCCATCCCCTTCGTCAAATCCCCGGTAGTCTCCGGCGCTTCTTCCGGGTCGGGTCAGTACTTCGTGGATCTCCGAATCGGCCAACCGCCTCAGTCGCTACACCTAATCGCCGATACAGGAAGCGATCTCGTTTGGGTGAAATGCTCCGCTTGCCGGAACTGCTCTCTCCATTCTCCCGCCACCGTCTTCTTCCCTCGCCACTCCTCCACATTCTCTCCCACTCATTGCTACGACCCGCTTTGTCGACTCGTGCCCGAACCGGTTCGGGCGCCGAAATGTAACCATACCCGGATCCATTCCACGTGTCATTACGAGTACGCTTACGCGGACGGTTCATTAACTTCCGGTCTATTCGCCACCGAAACGACGACGTTGAAGACGAGCTCCGGTAGAGAGGCGTATCTAAAAAGCGTTGCTTTCGGATGCGGGTTTCGGATCTCGGGTCAAAGCGTTTCTGGTGCGAGTTTTAACGGAGCCCATGGAGTAATGGGCTTGGGCCGTGGGCCCATTTCTTTCGCGTCTCAGTTGGGCCGTCGCTTCGGTAACAAGTTTTCGTATTGCTTAATGGATTACACTCTCTCCCCGCCCCCGACGAGCTACCTCATTATCGGCGACGGCGACGGCGGTGGCGGAGTTCGTTCCAAGCTTCTATTCACTCCGTTGCTCACGAATCCATTCTCTCCGACGTTTTACTACATCCGACTGAAATCAGTTTCCGTCAACGGCGCGAAGTTACGAATCCATCCTTCCGTTTGGGAGATCGACGGTTCAGGTAACGGCGGAACCGTCGTGGATTCCGGCACCACCCTCGCGTTCTTAGCTGATCCGGCGTATCGACTGGTGGTCGCGACTGTGAGACGACGGATCCGGCTCCCGATTGCGGCGGAGCTAACCCCGGGATTCGATCTGTGCGTTAACGTCTCCGGCGTTTCGAAACCGGAGAAGTTAATGCCGAGGTTGAAATTCGAGTTCGCCGGAGGTGCGGTGTTCGTTCCGCCGCCGAGGAATTACTTCATCGAGACGGAGGAGCATGTCCAGTGTCTGGCGATACAATCGGTGAACCAGAAGGTTGGATTCTCGGTGATGGGGAATTTGATGCAGCAAGGGTTCGTGTTTGAGTTCGATAGGGATAGATCACGGCTTGGTTTTTCTCCTCGTGGTTGCGCTTTGCCGTGA